A window of the Cannabis sativa cultivar Pink pepper isolate KNU-18-1 chromosome X, ASM2916894v1, whole genome shotgun sequence genome harbors these coding sequences:
- the LOC115699870 gene encoding serpin-ZX, with protein MDVRETVSNQTDVALSLTKHLLQTHGKDSNVVFSPSSIHVVLSLIAAGSKGSTLDQLLSFLKFKSSDHLNSFASELVAVVLADGTSAGGPRLSFANGAWVERSLPLKSSFQQVVENTYKATVNQVDFQTKAAEVTGVVNSWAEKETNGLIKEVLPSGSVDSTTKLIFANALYFKGAWSEQFDASKTKDNDFHLLNGSSVKVPFMTSKKKQVVGAYDGVKVLALPYKQGEDRRRFSMYFFLPDAKDGLPALVEKMGSESGFLERHLPRQQVEVGDFMIPKFKISFGFEASDTLKGLGLVLPFSGEGGLTEMVDSPVGQNLYVSDIYHKSFVEVNEEGTEAAAASAAVIMLRSLRVSDKIDFVADHPFLFLIRENMTGMVLFSGQVVNPLAS; from the exons ATGGATGTTAGAGAAACCGTAAGCAACCAAACCGACGTCGCTTTGAGCCTCACCAAGCACCTCCTTCAGACCCATGGCAAGGACTCCAATGTGGTCTTCTCTCCTTCTTCGATCCATGTAGTGCTCAGCCTGATCGCCGCTGGCTCTAAAGGTTCCACCTTGGATCAGCTTCTCTCCTTCCTAAAGTTTAAATCCAGCGATCACCTCAACTCCTTCGCTTCCGAGCTTGTCGCCGTCGTACTCGCCGACGGAACCTCCGCCGGTGGACCCCGCTTGTCCTTCGCTAACGGTGCTTGGGTCGAGAGGTCTCTTCCTCTCAAGTCTTCTTTCCAACAGGTTGTTGAAAATACTTACAAGGCGACTGTGAATCAAGTAGATTTTCAGACCAAG GCTGCTGAGGTGACAGGAGTAGTGAATTCATGGGCAGAAAAAGAAACTAATGGGCTTATCAAAGAGGTTCTTCCCTCTGGTTCAGTGGACAGCACAACCAAGCTCATTTTTGCCAATGCATTATACTTTAAAGGAGCTTGGAGTGAACAGTTTGACGCTTCTAAAACAAAAGATAATGACTTCCACCTTCTTAATGGAAGCTCTGTCAAAGTACCCTTCATGACCAGCAAGAAGAAACAAGTTGTAGGCGCATACGATGGAGTCAAGGTATTAGCTCTTCCTTACAAGCAAGGGGAGGACAGGCGCCGTTTCTCCATGTACTTCTTTCTTCCTGATGCTAAGGATGGGTTGCCAGCTTTGGTGGAAAAAATGGGTTCTGAATCTGGCTTTTTAGAACGCCACCTTCCTCGCCAACAAGTTGAAGTGGGAGACTTTATGATTCCGAAGTTTAAGATTTCCTTTGGGTTCGAAGCTTCTGATACTTTAAAAGGTTTAGGACTGGTGTTGCCTTTCTCTGGTGAAGGTGGTCTTACTGAGATGGTGGACTCACCTGTGGGTCAGAACCTCTATGTTTCGGACATATATCATAAGTCATTCGTTGAAGTTAATGAAGAAGGCACAGAAGCTGCAGCTGCTTCTGCTGCTGTTATAATGTTGAGATCTCTCCGTGTGAGTGATAAAATAGACTTTGTTGCTGACCATCCATTCCTGTTCTTGATCAGGGAAAATATGACTGGAATGGTGCTATTCAGTGGTCAGGTGGTTAATCCCCTTGCAAGCTAA
- the LOC115696424 gene encoding uncharacterized protein LOC115696424 isoform X2: protein MHGLTEKLTVKEVASVFFSGALKDDEDYVKIALVYFFAGYLYGYPQGKKIDNFIFAMVNGDDYIEVFNRFGWGKLLWEKTFHHLKIALKDGNNTFEQLAKKKMIEKGYKLKGFPIAFLIWLYEIIPSLSPRFCNRVSNKIPRVLNWENSPTTEFSELIQAVFNNPKIVVKDFVASSGEKSERLFSKFKFDPKYVPKRIGGSVSSNEVNDDVKVSHGKLDQICAEITSIKECQQQIKDGISSLRIEFLSEFAKLTEIIKGLKKKENDGTSKDSEFFSSPIREAYYQDITDDGGALQLSVHSVQAEEEKETLNFENMFIDPDFLKGVVDRSLRVL from the exons ATGCACGGGCTTACTGAGAAGCTTACGGTGAAGGAAGTTGCTAGTGTCTTCTTCAGTGGTGCTTTGAAAGACGACGAAGATTATGTGAAGATAGCCCTTGTATACTTCTTCGCTGGTTATTTGTATGGTTATCCCCAAGGGAAAAAGATTGACAACTTCATCTTTGCTATGGTTAATGGGGATGATTACATTGAAGTTTTTAATCGGTTTGGATGGGGTAAATTATTGTGGGAGAAGACTTTTCATCACTTGAAGATTGCATTAAAAGATGGGAACAACACCTTTGAACAGCTAGCTAAGAAGAAGATGATTGAGAAGGGTTACAAGCTTAAAGGCTTTCCTATTGCGTTTCTTATTTGGCTGTACGAGATTATCCCGTCTTTGTCTCCTCGCTTTTGCAATAGAGTCAGCAACAAGATTCCTCGCGTTCTGAATTGGGAGAATAGCCCTACAACAGAGTTTAGTGAGTTGATTCAGGCTGTGTTCAACAATCcgaag ATTGTTGTAAAGGATTTTGTTGCTTCAAGTGGTGAAAAATCTGAAAGGCTTTTTTCTAAATTCAAGTTTGATCCTAAATATGTTCCAAAGAGGATTGGTGGCTCTGTGTCTTCTAATGAAGTAAATGATGATGTGAAG GTATCTCATGGAAAGTTGGACCAGATTTGTGCTGAAATTACTTCTATCAAAGAGTGCCAACAACAAATCAAGGATGGTATTTCCAGCTTGAGGATTGAGTTTTTGAGTGAATTTGCTAAATTAACAGAAATTATCAAAggattgaagaagaaggagaatgaTGGAACCTCTAAGGACTCTGAATTTTTTTCATCACCTATAAGAGAG GCATACTATCAGGATATAACGGATGATGGTGGTGCGTTACAGTTGTCCGTTCATTCTGTTCAAGCTGAG GAGGAAAAGGagactttgaattttgaaaatatgtTTATCGATCCTGATTTTCTTAAGGGTGTGGTTGATAGATCATTAAGAGTGCTTTGA
- the LOC115696424 gene encoding uncharacterized protein LOC115696424 isoform X1, giving the protein MHGLTEKLTVKEVASVFFSGALKDDEDYVKIALVYFFAGYLYGYPQGKKIDNFIFAMVNGDDYIEVFNRFGWGKLLWEKTFHHLKIALKDGNNTFEQLAKKKMIEKGYKLKGFPIAFLIWLYEIIPSLSPRFCNRVSNKIPRVLNWENSPTTEFSELIQAVFNNPKIVVKDFVASSGEKSERLFSKFKFDPKYVPKRIGGSVSSNEVNDDVKVSHGKLDQICAEITSIKECQQQIKDGISSLRIEFLSEFAKLTEIIKGLKKKENDGTSKDSEFFSSPIREAYYQDITDDGGALQLSVHSVQAEVQAFSHYVLHCLDVNVRSKYFLFNFVGGKGDFEF; this is encoded by the exons ATGCACGGGCTTACTGAGAAGCTTACGGTGAAGGAAGTTGCTAGTGTCTTCTTCAGTGGTGCTTTGAAAGACGACGAAGATTATGTGAAGATAGCCCTTGTATACTTCTTCGCTGGTTATTTGTATGGTTATCCCCAAGGGAAAAAGATTGACAACTTCATCTTTGCTATGGTTAATGGGGATGATTACATTGAAGTTTTTAATCGGTTTGGATGGGGTAAATTATTGTGGGAGAAGACTTTTCATCACTTGAAGATTGCATTAAAAGATGGGAACAACACCTTTGAACAGCTAGCTAAGAAGAAGATGATTGAGAAGGGTTACAAGCTTAAAGGCTTTCCTATTGCGTTTCTTATTTGGCTGTACGAGATTATCCCGTCTTTGTCTCCTCGCTTTTGCAATAGAGTCAGCAACAAGATTCCTCGCGTTCTGAATTGGGAGAATAGCCCTACAACAGAGTTTAGTGAGTTGATTCAGGCTGTGTTCAACAATCcgaag ATTGTTGTAAAGGATTTTGTTGCTTCAAGTGGTGAAAAATCTGAAAGGCTTTTTTCTAAATTCAAGTTTGATCCTAAATATGTTCCAAAGAGGATTGGTGGCTCTGTGTCTTCTAATGAAGTAAATGATGATGTGAAG GTATCTCATGGAAAGTTGGACCAGATTTGTGCTGAAATTACTTCTATCAAAGAGTGCCAACAACAAATCAAGGATGGTATTTCCAGCTTGAGGATTGAGTTTTTGAGTGAATTTGCTAAATTAACAGAAATTATCAAAggattgaagaagaaggagaatgaTGGAACCTCTAAGGACTCTGAATTTTTTTCATCACCTATAAGAGAG GCATACTATCAGGATATAACGGATGATGGTGGTGCGTTACAGTTGTCCGTTCATTCTGTTCAAGCTGAGGTACAAGCTTTTTCACATTATGTTTTGCATTGTTTGGATGTTAATGTTCgttctaaatattttttattcaattttgtaGGAGGAAAAGGagactttgaattttga